The DNA window atttgtataatatataaaaataaaattttcttttataatttttagaTAAAGCtatttttctaaatatattaataaaaaatattgagGCCACATATAcgtaataaaaatatacgtgtatattaacacatataaatatatatatatatatatatatatgtatttatttatttatatttaaattatatatttacatttacatattataatatatcatttttatgtttccaAGATGAATTTAACAACAAAGAATATTGTTTTAGTATCGATGTTTTCATCGATAAACGCCTTGTATATATtactatatatttttaatcatACGTTTTTACAAGTATTGTGTACTTTAAGTATTATGATATTATTATTAAGTGGATTGCTTGTGTTTTTACAAGTACATAAGATATCAGAATATAAGGAGAATGATAAATTAGAAATTGTATCTAAAGAAATGATAGAAAGTTTtgttatgtatttatatgaTATGATAAATGACAAATTAACATTGATACGCAAATATTTATTATGGACTAATACTATGGATAATGTTACCTTGATTATTGTAATATATTGTgttggaaattttttctcttttgttaatttcagtgttcttttttatatattaacATGGGCAGTATTTCTttataattatattaatgatgtctATATAACAAAAGCATACAAAATTGTTTATCCATATTATTCGGATTTAAAAGCACATGGTAAATATTTATTTGACAACATACCAAAATTGAAACATATCAAGAAAACACTCTAaagaattttattattaataaaaGTGTATTTATATCAATATATCAGAAGAATTGTATATGTATTTCGttatatgtatgttcatATGTATAATCTGTACCCCACATAGAAATAACCACCTATctatctatgtatatatatatata is part of the Plasmodium knowlesi strain H genome assembly, contig: PKNH_00_96, whole genome shotgun sequence genome and encodes:
- a CDS encoding reticulon-like protein, putative, with product MNLTTKNIVLVSMFSSINALYILLYIFNHTFLQVLCTLSIMILLLSGLLVFLQVHKISEYKENDKLEIVSKEMIESFVMYLYDMINDKLTLIRKYLLWTNTMDNVTLIIVIYCVGNFFSFVNFSVLFYILTWAVFLYNYINDVYITKAYKIVYPYYSDLKAHGKYLFDNIPKLKHIKKTL